The sequence below is a genomic window from Saccopteryx leptura isolate mSacLep1 chromosome 3, mSacLep1_pri_phased_curated, whole genome shotgun sequence.
atgttttatctgCCTgagcagatggtggtgcagtggacagagtgtcagcctgagatgcagaggagccagatttgaaaccctaaggttacTGGTTTAAGTGTGGGTTCattgggcttgagcacaggtgcaCCAGCTTGAGTAGGGAGTAGCTGCCTTAATTAagtgtggaattatagacatgaaccTATGGTCGCTGGCATGGGCACTAGGTTGAAgtgcaaggtcgctggtttgagcaagggatcactggtttgtCTATGGcctccagtaagggcacatatgagaaggcaatcaatgaacaactaaggtgatacaacaaagaattgatgcttctcattccagcttgtgtgtgtgtgtgtgtgtgtgtgtgtgtgtgagagagagagagagagagagagagaaagaaagagatggataGGGACTgataaacagaaagggagagagatgagaagcaccaattcttcagttcagctccttagatgttcattgattgctttctcatatgtgccttaaccgggagctccagcagagcaagtgactcattgctcaagccagcaaccctgagctcaagtcagagactttgggcttcaagccagtgacctttgggcttatgctggtgacctgtgctcaagccagatgagcctgtgctcaagctgatgacctcatgGTTTCAGTCCAATGCTATGTCCACTGCACCATGGTCTGGTCAGgcagatgcttctcatttctgtcctctcctgtttgtctgtccctatctgtcccactcactgtctcttcctgtctccaatgctaatatatatattatattttccctTTGGGGCCCTGGCAAGGTAGAACATCACCCTGATactctaaggttgcaggtttgatccccagttagggcacatataagaatcaactaatgaatgcataaataagttaaacaacaaattgatatttctgtttctctttctctctctcacccttcctctttaAAATCCATTAAAAGGTGTTGGAAGAGCtaaaaaccttgaaaacatgggggaaaaaaagaatgttttgcttttCATAAATTGTCATCAACACACTCACATACAAATGTGGGGTTAGGGAGATCAGCCAAGGGggtaaaatgagaaagaggagcCACTGAGAATGTTCAAGAGAAGAGAGGATCATGCGGAAGAATATCAAGTTGGGTGCCTTCTGATTTAACAGAGGTTATAATAAAAGactgaggaagaaaaataacttttcaaaactATATGCTGGCTTTTTCAAGGTGGTATAAAGAAAGCTGAGGTTAGGAAGAACAACTGGAAGCcagggaaataagaaaatatctggAAGTCAAGGGCTGGAGTGGAAATGACAGGCAGAGTGGGAGGGTCAGGGTGTAGGAGGCACAACTTTTCTCTGATGTGCAATGTGGATGAGGCAGTCTTCTCCCTTGGAAGAGGAAGTCACTATAGAGGACTGAGGAAACAACGGTTTGCTGAGTTCAGAGATCAAACACCAACTCTAAGAGGCAGAAGTTCTGTCTACCGGTGAAATGCTGCTTTTGCCACTTCTGTTGCTATCAGATCTCATCCCAGCTGGTGACAATAAGCATGGTAAGAGTAACTCTGACCAGAACTCTGGGTGTGGGTGGTCTGGATGAAAGCATGTTGTGCATACCCCTGAGGGTCTGGGCTAGCTCGTCTCCAgccctttttttctattttggaggCTGAGGATGGAGCCAGAGGTTCTGACACAGGCAAATGTTTCTGCCATTTTGTTCTTGAGACTCTGGGGGAAGAGGGGGGTTCTTTCCtgaatatttctgattttaatttccttatccacccttcccccaccattccctgctgcttttctcttttatttttcttattcttccactACCCACAGCTTTCCAGTGGCCGACAGCTTTCCAGGGGCCGACATCTTTCCATGTTATCCAGATATCATCATTTGTCAATAGCACCTGGGAACAAAATCAAGGTTCAGGCTGGCTGGAAGATTTGCAGATTCATGACTGGGATAGCAACTCGGGCACTGCCATTTTCCTGAAGCCTTGGTCCAAGGGCAACTTCAGTGATGCAGAGGTGACAGCGCTGGTGGAGATAATCCAAGTCTATTTCATCGGATTCACTCGTATAGTACAGGATCACATCAGTGAATTCCAGTTGACATGTGAGTGCAGTCCTTTGATTTGGGGAGATTACCAGtgatttctctatctctctctctctctctctctctctgttcatgcTGCTGCACCCCAGGATCTTTCTGTCCTCCTTCCCAGTTTATCCAGCTGTACACACACACTTTTGTAGAGCAGTCTCCATTTTAGACTCCATACCTCCACATAGTATTTCAGACTCTTCCTGCTTCTTGCATTCTTATCTGATAAAGAACCCTCTTTGTTTGTGTATAACTTTTTATCTTAAACCCCAAGCAAGAAGCAATCACTTTTCTTGCCCTATCCCTGAGTGAACTAAAGTGTGACTTTCTTTGTTCCCAATCCATCTTCTCAGGCAtctcctgcctgctcctcctctcaaTGTAATTCTCCCATTCATCCTGGAATGTGTACTTCCTCCTGACTTTACCACCCTGCTCCTCACAttaccctcttctttcttctcactcACTGTACTTTATTACAACAGGCCTTCCCCACCATTTATGACATGTGTACTTGTCCCCTGTTCTCTTCTTAATTAAAAGTCTCTTCAAatagccctggctgagtagctcagttgtttagtgCATCATCCcaaatgctaaggttgcaggttcaatcccaggtcagggcatatacaagattTATACAACGAgtgcatgaatgaatggaaaacaaactaatgtttctttctctctctctctctctctctctctctctctcactaaaatcatcaatcaattaaaattttaaaaattacagtctCTGAATACAGTCATATACCACTTTACATTGaggatatgttctgagaaatacatTGTTAGACGATTTTATTGTTGTGTAACTATCAAAAAGTGCACTTAAACAAACCTAGATAGGATAGCCTACCACCCACCTAGGCTATATGGTATATTTTATTGTTCCAAGTTTATAATTCTATACAGCACATTActgtacaaaaaatatataacattaaatgaagcaaaaaataaaagtatcccATCAAGATGTGCAGTAAACGAGAGAGGTATAAGGCTATTGCCGGTCATATTGTTGCATTCTTGTAATGCAACAATAAGAGAAAAAGTTATACACAAACAAAGAGGGTTCTTTATCAGACAAGAATGCAAGGCATATTGTTTCATAGCAAACTTGTCTTTCTGTAAATAGGAAGTGTACAttctaaaataacaattaaaagtataataaatacataaaatagtaacatcatttattattattatcaagtgTTATGTACTGTACATATTGCATTGTTATTCTGATATACCACTAACAGCAAAATGGGTTTGGTTAAGCCAGCATCCCCACATACACATGAGCAATGCACTATGCTATTATGACGGCCACGATGTGACTGGGcaaataggaatttttcagcttctTAAGGAACTACCCTTTTGTATGTAGTTTGTTGTTCACTGTAAAGTCATTGTGGAGCACATGACAGTACTGGATAGGTTTTTGACTCATTTCATGTCTCAAAACTTTCTCCCCACTCAAATCCAAAAGTCTAGTTTCTTTCTTCATCCCTTTTCTTCTTGTTagcttttaatatctttttctttgtttttcttcaatcCAGATCCCTTTGAGGTCCAGGGTATAGCCGGCTGTGAGCTACATTCTGAAGAGATCATAGTAAGCTTCCTGAGGGGAGCTTTGGGAGGAGTAGATTTCATGAGCTACCAGAATGATTCATGTGTGCCTGCCGCAGAGGGCGGCAGCAGAGCACAGTGGTTCTGTGTGCTTTTCACTCAATACCAAGGTCTCTCTATTATTTTAAAGAGACTCCTCTTAGACACCTGCCCTCGATTTCTCTTGGGGGTTCTCGATGCAGGGAAGGCAGAACTGCAGAGACAAGGTAAGTCCTTTTTCTCTCCAAGACTTTTCTATTTCACTTTCCACTACCTCTTTAAATTCAAAGGTGGGGGTTCCCTAAGAAGAGAGAGGCTTTGTCAATAAATTATTAGAATTCAAATTTACTGTCCAAACTTCTCAGTTTATGAGTACTTATGCTCTAGATTAGAGTTATAAGGTGACACTGTCCTGCTCTTTTCTATCCCAGAGAAGCCTGAGGCCTGGCTTTCCAGTggcccccctcctctgcctggtcATCTGCTGCTGGTGTGTCATGTCTCAGGATTTTACCCCAAACCTGTATGGGTGATGTGGATGAGGGGTGAGCAGGAGCATCCAGGAACTCATCAAGGTGACATCCTGCCCAATGCTGATGGGACATGGTATCTCCGAGTAACCCTGGACgttgtggctggggaggaggctaaCCTGAATTGCCGAGTAAagcacagcagcctgggaggccaggacatcgtcctccactggggtgagaaagaactggccctggccggatataGGAGGAGATGGTCCACAAACATGGAGGGAGGGGCAAGCAAATGGTGAGACTTAGTGAGTGTGACTGAGAAgcaaggaaagagggaggaaataaaagtaaaaaggaggaaaaacaagaaagagaaagagggagatgaactaaggcagcaattttcaactggtgtgccacaagaattttgaaaacatgcAACACCTCAGGGGCACTGAGCCCTtttcccttagagcagtggttctcaaagtgtgtgccatggtgcactggtgcaccctagaagatttccaggtacgccctatgtgcctgttggggaccagaaaaccaacagggttttttgaGTTTaggttttggggggacagagatatggggaattggctgtaagctgacagtctgcccaaccccccacctcacttgcctgattaggttgcaaaaggctgttaagctgtggtgctgaattgtttacactaccctcacgttctgggaaagactggaggcaagtttctttaaTCCTtagtttggtgtaaagttaagatgatatgtatgttggaggttttggattgatgattaaacataaaaaattgtttcttgaagccttttggatttctataaaagaagaatatgtggcaatatctaaaaaaggtttgaacattttactacaatttccaacatcttatttatgtgaattaggattttctgccctcaacacaattaagagtaaaaggagaggaattcttcaatgtattgatgaggaaatgagagtttgcctttcaaatatatgcctaaacattaaagaaattgctaggctcatgtttctcataaacacaagaatgaaaaaacttaacacatttgtgctgggacctgctgaatttactaaatcttactaagaatgtatctatatatttaaaaagataacttttttgttgtttttttattttttatcccatcttttttatgaattctaaaatgcacaactcaaaaactgtaacataaaaatgtttttaatgtcagaataaatttaattttgtatttgtttcatttaattaccataaaagtatgcttggactttatatatatatatatatatatatatatatatatatatttaaatagttacttaattattataacatatttctcagaactttgtatatagtgcacctacaattatttgtagaattttaaatgcaccccaacttcaaaaagtttgagaaccactgccttagact
It includes:
- the LOC136400738 gene encoding T-cell surface glycoprotein CD1b-like, with the protein product MLLLPLLLLSDLIPAGDNKHAFQWPTAFQGPTSFHVIQISSFVNSTWEQNQGSGWLEDLQIHDWDSNSGTAIFLKPWSKGNFSDAEVTALVEIIQVYFIGFTRIVQDHISEFQLTYPFEVQGIAGCELHSEEIIVSFLRGALGGVDFMSYQNDSCVPAAEGGSRAQWFCVLFTQYQGLSIILKRLLLDTCPRFLLGVLDAGKAELQRQEKPEAWLSSGPPPLPGHLLLVCHVSGFYPKPVWVMWMRGEQEHPGTHQGDILPNADGTWYLRVTLDVVAGEEANLNCRVKHSSLGGQDIVLHWGHSTATTVIILAIIFPTFILLICLALWYLRRRSYQAIP